A genomic region of Arachis hypogaea cultivar Tifrunner chromosome 5, arahy.Tifrunner.gnm2.J5K5, whole genome shotgun sequence contains the following coding sequences:
- the LOC112800129 gene encoding replication protein A 70 kDa DNA-binding subunit E-like has protein sequence MAVQLTPSAITTICSNHFSSIENLKPVLQVIHVKLFPSQDRYCLVLSDGSHYQQSILATKKNHLLTSGTLQTGSIIVLTLFTTSVIQNSTIIIIVDLDVILKKCNPIGTPVSANFDESYANRNMGFCNPESQASISPFQNSYVHQPQPMHQQPMKMPEAKENFTPSVCLDIQAVWKRCETVEKEVQSLKDSLSLINRKDSEQRKQIEDLRKQNAELAGEKQRLLQAIQGILSDNRRI, from the exons ATGGCTGTTCAACTCACCCCATCGGCGATAACCACAATTTGCTCGAACCATTTCAGTTCGATTGAGAATCTGAAGCCGGTTTTGCAAGTAATCCACGTGAAGCTTTTCCCGTCGCAGGACAGGTACTGCTTGGTGCTCTCCGATGGCTCTCACTACCAGCAGTCTATACTCGCCACCAAGAAGAACCACTTGCTCACTTCCGGCACCTTGCAGACTGGTTCCATCATCGTCCTCACTTTGTTCACCACCTCCGTTATCCAGAACAGCAC GATTATCATCATCGTTGATCTAGATGTGATACTTAAGAAATGTAATCCGATTGGAACTCCTGTGTCAGCAAATTTTGATGAATCTTATGCAAATCGAAACATGGGTTTCTGCAATCCTGAATCTCAGGCTTCAATAAGCCCCTTTCAAAATTCATATGTTCATCAACCTCAGCCCATGCATCAACAGCCAATGAA AATGCCCGAGGCAAAGGAAAATTTCACACCATCAGTTTGCTTGGATATTCAAGCTGTCTGGAAGCGGTGTGAAACCGTTGAAAAGGAAGTTCAATCATTAAAAGATAGTTTGTCCCTCATCAACAG GAAGGATTCAGAACAAAGAAAGCAGATAGAAGACCTTCGGAAGCAGAATGCAGAGTTGGCAGGCGAGAAACAGCGACTCCTACAAGCGATTCAAGGAATTTTG
- the LOC112800132 gene encoding uncharacterized protein → MDPSSEPHDEVPNKIPVWLSVLRLALAIALPLMALFSIPFLVGLLLVVFDDFSIPSPISLPSQCKIVSRGVDLRSSKICELGLLNYKAKDVFHHFERSKYRCRFDYYWASVFQVEYKDHFSGQIQVAFAEAPNEALPLYCRPNFGAAWLTQYKFKVNETYDCWYTSGVSKVRFDQDNLFSCQADGQSALEKIKLYSNMATEMVRSWFSGRIRNKYWKWETIAGLVAGFSTSLISITFFRFLQLLLSKTYRCFTSWILSRRVNAVFIKRACFLLAYLSFVAWLAVEYGKRLGLMDIFSIHRS, encoded by the exons ATGGATCCTTCGTCTGAGCCGCACGATGAAGTTCCCAATAAAATCCCCGTTTGGCTTTCCGTGCTGCGGTTGGCTCTGGCAATTGCACTCCCCTTGATGGCGCTCTTCTCGATTCCGTTTCTGGTAGGGTTGTTGTTGGTGGTTTTCGACGATTTCTCAATCCCTAGCCCCATTTCTCTCCCATCACAGTGCAAAATTGTCTCCAGAG GTGTTGATCTTAGGTCATCCAAGATTTGCGAACTTGGATTGTTAAATTATAAAGCAAAAGATGTATTTCATCATTTTGAAAGGAGCAAATATCGCTGTAGATTTGATTACTATTGGGCTTCAGTATTCCAG GTGGAGTATAAAGATCACTTTTCAGGTCAGATACAAGTTGCATTTGCAGAGGCTCCAAATGAGGCCCTTCCTCTTTATTGCAGGCCTAATTTTGGTGCTGCATGGTTGACACAATACAAATTTAAG GTCAACGAAACTTATGATTGTTGGTACACATCTGGTGTATCTAAAGTGCGTTTTGATCAAGATAACCTTTTCAGTTGCCAGGCAGATGGGCAGTCTGCTCTTGAGAAGATTAAACTATATTCTAATAT GGCCACGGAGATGGTGCGCTCGTGGTTTTCCGGTAGGATAAGGAACAAGTATTGGAAATGGGAAACCATAGCCGGTCTTGTGGCTGGGTTCTCAACTTCTTTGATCTCTATAACCTTTTTTAGGTTCCTACAACTACTACTATCTAAAACATATCGGTGTTTTACATCATGGATATTGTCTCGACGAGTCAATGCTGTTTTCATCAAGCGGGCATGTTTTCTTTTGGCATACTTATCCTTTGTAGCTTGGTTAGCTGTTGAATATGGGAAGAGGCTTGGTCTAATGGATATTTTCAGCATCCATAGATCATAG
- the LOC112800130 gene encoding protein CYCLOPS-like, with protein sequence MEMEGRGFSGLYKNTSDELFLKTVIESPIGMPVPTMETLGFKNVSQSFRVDSEELFKRWLTNGEVYNSSSMGLNRRLSKRVSTELANVSNQQHVGVISEERSNDKPYVQTNNPLSNDVSGDFNFPVRDPADRELQPGNLFLAKAWFLSDQRMTRSRSSELRRRYTEMQNAQAAQSIESMCMMPQHVDGIDTMKQEAANLNGIDYHSMYELPNQQRSFMTPSNSSSSTFKTLQFGDADKVSSSVSILKDTLQRKRAEKEAADKSLNGIFCPQEPVFQTSFLEGQENWSHQKPVNVQAMSNGQVDHGVLQTLEGSMNFVMDSFANQTNQMYIGTASQEPSQSESSAAAPVVSSGLDACEGPSNSNQTLGESSWKQVGVSKSSENTQNKVKGFREQIMDNLKDDRKRRSLDRYGSVSSAVSEEKVDTTKKRRVERSRKMAEAKERNLTPSVPSDMQAVLKRCETLEKEVRSLKLNLSFMNRKDSEQTKQIEDLQKQNEELADEKERLLEEIERMLSENGKI encoded by the exons ATGGAAATGGAAGGGAGGGGATTCTCTGGCTTGTACAAGAACACAAGTGATGAGTTGTTCCTCAAGACTGTGATTGAGAGCCCTATTGGAATGCCAGTTCCGACCATGGAGACGTTGGGATTCAAGAATGTTTCTCAAAGCTTTCGCGTCGACAGCGAGGAGCTCTTCAAACGCTGGCTAACTAATGGAGAG GTTTATAATTCATCAAGCATGGGACTTAACAGGCGATTATCAAAGAG GGTGTCCACAGAACTTGCCAATGTGTCTAATCAGCAGCATGTTGGTGTAATTTCAGAAGAAAGAAGCAATGACAAACCATATGTACAAACTAATAACCCTTTATCCAATGATGTTTCAGGTGACTTTAATTTTCCAGTCAG AGATCCTGCAGATAGAGAACTGCAACCTGGTAACTTGTTCCTGGCCAAG GCATGGTTTCTTAGTGATCAAAGAATGACTAGGAGCCGGTCATCCGAATTGAGGAGGAGGTATACTGAAATGCAAAATGCGCAGGCAGCACAAAGTATCGAATCTATGTGCATGATGCCTCAACATGTTGATGGTATTGACACTATGAAACAAGAAGCAGCAAATTTAAATGGTATTGATTATCACTCGATGTATGAGCTTCCAAACCAGCAGCGATCATTCATGACTCCATCCAACTCATCTTCATCTACCTTCAAGACACTTCAATTCGGTGACGCAGATAAAGTTTCATCTTCTGTCAGCATACTAAAAGACACTCTGCAACGCAAGAGAGCCGAGAAGGAAGCCGCAGATAAAAGCCTAAATGGAATCTTTTGTCCTCAAGAACCTGTTTTCCAAACTAGTTTTCTTGAAGGACAAGAAAATTGGAGTCATCAGAAGCCAGTGAATGTTCAAGCTATGTCCAATGGCCAAGTTGATCACGGAGTCCTGCAAACGCTCGAAGGATCGATGAACTTTGTTATGGATAGCTTTGCTAATCAGACAAACCAAATGTATATAGGGACAGCTTCACAAGAACCTTCTCAAAGTGAATCCTCTGCTGCTGCACCTGTTGTCTCCTCTGGTTTAGATGCTTGTGAAGGTCCCAGCAATTCAAATCAAACTCTTGGCGAAAGCTCATGGAAACAAGTGGGAGTGAGTAAAAGTTCAGAGAATACTCAAAATAAAGTCAAAG GTTTCAGAGAACAGATAATGGATAATCTCAAAGATGATCGGAAG AGGAGAAGTCTAGACAGATATGGATCTGTATCATCAGCAGTCTCAG AGGAAAAAGTAGACACTACAAAAAAGCGCAGGGTGGAACGTTCAAGGAA AATGGCTGAGGCAAAGGAAAGAAACTTAACACCATCAGTTCCCTCGGACATGCAAGCTGTCTTGAAGCGGTGCGAGACCCTTGAAAAGGAAGTCCGGTCGCTAAAACTTAATCTGTCCTTCATGAATAG GAAGGATTCTGAACAGACAAAACAGATAGAAGACCTTCAGAAGCAGAACGAAGAGTTGGCAGACGAAAAAGAGCGCCTCCTAGAAGAGATTGAAAGAATGTTATCAGAAAATGGAAAAATCTAA